One window of the Leucobacter komagatae genome contains the following:
- a CDS encoding DUF5979 domain-containing protein — MILGKIGVRRAGKQARRTLGKLVAGGLAAVLLGTAAVASSGVVPAMASEGASIMLAKKIKQGDGEYADAVRDLRPGDSVTYWVEFRVNDADADAPVRVTDELPAEFAGWQISGLTAVVGGSATGVTLSLPGITEGQSPEGPVGGTVGETAADRTITVGVERPVQAGASNPAGLGMSTRDTGVLEYTLTVPEGLAADDPMLRRDLKNTATFTARAGDQELGAMDSAVIAIDNPIKIDVAPAKTWAPEAQGYQPGAQSTLRISGTQASNVNASELRLQDPASAELAPEGATELPAGNPFNSVDFNGFTAPTDPTTNLPAGVTSATAEVYRFADGAWNWVAWDASIPNSDIAGVRLAYAGDIPPGTVAGQSFAVTQRATHRASGAELSGGYKVTNDVRATVVAPGQDPVSKDAEAPFTVSPQVIGVDAQKRFHSLPDGAETGQLTGVTAGDSVGVVLRAINRDLPASTVLDSLTIAEPAAGSDDVFFGEDLRFDGFTAADSAAVWPAGATGATLTWTYADGTTQQVTLGAGEQLPAPASGKTVAGFELTFTGAIAPGASSEVRYQLGSSSAETFVAPGKQTANLKNVIEVTGERESLEPQTATSSATVGYVAPRIDTKITKRVGPGVVAVGQDVVVQLDTEVKTEGGRTKPTEIVVEDSLTGDGTFWDAFDAKQVLPPITRPANSGDPITQADLTIRYQDADGAWKTLAKNPDEATPIDIPAGATGIRFVYTNAEGFSQTTLVKPNVSFTARQTLRSDEKTPTATDFEHAVKYENVATVTAEGKLDDRVVTGTDSSKVNVSVRPRPGTGPGVDGALWANKAWGHGSLTSQSGAKTFTTQSWALTEGSYPTVLLQDPAAPTASGAGTVFEAFDLTRIRPIHFAGNDGGAAHDPMLRWDTVTAVELWNGSEWVPVTAPDGGWMNAKGFVGYTLTADERATTLGVRLALGENREAREAAHAAEDPDLTAPAPGTGVSISGEIREYVLDWQLRDRARTADGSVKWVKEAGTAFNCEGGGDGCVDNVFSVTAVPETGQPVSERANDTIQILDGATNVTLTKRVQLLPEGDASKNVKMVAPNPGEVAQADYPRARFTLTARNSSTAPAESHGGMRLGKIRVTDTANPVSADDLDIDASPFAGRDFDAEVASQAGNHFNEFTLTGVSFGKLPAAINTAESTVELWSYDGTPAGKTSVWTLQQVLDADAAFLAELPNAIGIAATYSGTDPAKNGNRIEVGDDLVMRLDVQLRETERLSGKAVRGGELGSVVDVPNEAVVRGWDAVVAPEAQPTKRDDANVALVQAAVAVGLKKSVSVVHPDQTNDTVYESDPGATVRVELTADPRGSTAPINTLNIQDATPAFWERFQLVSFDTPALPTGADRVRLQVRVGDKWLNYADFSGDVSEVRGAAVVFDRADGTVFPAGSQSWNASWGSTKLSFSVKLRPGAEVNWKSDTVKNRATVTATNNTYGEADANDIDDVKFSPGENGLRVEKRAPNDTSTHQVEALASAPWKLVFTNIGSSLLPITQVTDALPESLTWDGTQPTVTSTPGANGASGLSAAPTVTLSDDGRNLVFDWGKNARMQPGEKVEISLGLIMEPLAVGDRAVNRVTVETGVPLAVCEQPTQHGQAPTASDAPNTCSNTNYVQPRVGTVVGARKTVSGESVPTLGEQLVTGALDTSTGEACAPGNYLPVGSDYTRSPCASYTAVGATDSWKLENINSGTSPLSRMTIVDMLPAPGDAMLAGGGTRGSTFAPALADLQGVRVTGLPKGASYTAEVTTNAAACVGSTPGKSLWGADPECADATANPANVWSPLESFSGDAADVTGLRFRVDMTATPLQPGEKVLVEFETVNRVVGGSAGALRPTLEQFTDPQFAWNQHGVVGWGTNGVRVNLPAAPQRAGVTVKTGSLEVSKVVTGLGADRAPESFTIDLSCTVPSGAAGGPERVALDLGEQAKLTVPRDGSVTVSGIPVGANCSVSEAGTLGSFGENVRAIDLGEGVFPTADGLSAEVLVRERAEAAPAQVRFVNGYKPVKPEPPVKPKPPVDPKTPVNPTPLPETGGAGLGLFGIAAALALVIGAGVAVAGTVRGRRQAAGGSR; from the coding sequence ATGATTTTGGGGAAGATTGGTGTGCGCCGTGCCGGGAAACAGGCGCGGCGCACGCTGGGGAAACTGGTCGCTGGCGGGCTGGCCGCCGTGCTGCTTGGCACGGCGGCTGTCGCGAGTAGCGGAGTCGTTCCGGCGATGGCAAGCGAGGGTGCTTCCATCATGCTCGCGAAGAAGATCAAGCAGGGCGACGGCGAGTACGCCGATGCCGTGCGCGACCTGCGGCCGGGAGACTCCGTGACCTACTGGGTCGAGTTCCGTGTGAACGACGCCGACGCCGACGCTCCGGTGCGTGTCACGGACGAACTACCCGCCGAGTTCGCTGGCTGGCAGATCAGCGGGCTCACCGCGGTCGTTGGCGGCAGCGCGACGGGCGTCACGCTGTCACTCCCCGGCATCACCGAGGGCCAGTCGCCGGAGGGGCCAGTCGGGGGGACCGTTGGTGAGACCGCGGCGGATCGCACGATCACCGTCGGCGTTGAGCGCCCCGTGCAGGCGGGCGCTTCGAACCCCGCGGGTCTCGGCATGTCCACGCGCGACACCGGTGTGCTCGAGTACACGCTCACGGTGCCCGAGGGCCTCGCCGCTGACGACCCGATGCTCAGGCGCGACCTGAAGAACACCGCGACCTTTACGGCGCGCGCGGGGGATCAGGAGCTTGGGGCAATGGACAGCGCGGTCATCGCGATCGACAACCCCATCAAGATCGACGTGGCGCCCGCGAAGACCTGGGCGCCCGAGGCGCAGGGATACCAGCCGGGCGCGCAGTCGACGCTGCGCATCAGCGGCACCCAGGCATCGAACGTGAACGCGAGCGAGCTCCGGCTGCAGGACCCCGCGAGCGCCGAGCTGGCGCCGGAGGGCGCAACCGAACTCCCCGCAGGGAACCCCTTCAACAGCGTTGACTTTAACGGCTTCACCGCCCCGACTGACCCGACGACAAACCTCCCGGCCGGCGTCACCTCGGCGACCGCTGAGGTCTACCGGTTTGCTGACGGAGCGTGGAACTGGGTGGCGTGGGACGCGTCGATCCCGAACAGCGACATCGCGGGCGTGCGCCTCGCCTACGCGGGTGATATCCCGCCCGGCACCGTCGCCGGTCAGTCATTCGCTGTGACGCAGCGCGCGACGCATCGCGCAAGCGGAGCGGAGCTTTCGGGTGGCTACAAGGTCACGAACGACGTGCGCGCGACCGTGGTCGCCCCGGGACAGGATCCTGTGTCGAAGGACGCCGAGGCGCCCTTCACCGTCTCTCCCCAGGTCATCGGTGTCGACGCGCAGAAGCGCTTCCACTCTCTACCCGACGGGGCGGAGACCGGGCAGCTGACCGGCGTGACGGCGGGCGACAGCGTTGGTGTCGTGCTTCGCGCGATCAACCGCGACCTGCCCGCGAGCACGGTGCTCGACTCGCTCACGATCGCCGAGCCCGCAGCCGGCTCCGACGATGTGTTCTTCGGCGAGGACCTGCGCTTTGATGGCTTCACCGCCGCCGATTCGGCCGCCGTGTGGCCCGCGGGCGCAACCGGTGCGACACTCACCTGGACCTACGCCGACGGCACGACCCAGCAGGTAACTTTGGGCGCCGGCGAGCAGCTACCAGCCCCGGCCTCGGGGAAGACCGTAGCGGGCTTCGAACTCACATTCACGGGCGCGATCGCGCCGGGCGCCTCAAGCGAAGTGCGGTACCAGCTCGGCTCGAGCTCGGCCGAGACCTTCGTGGCACCAGGCAAGCAGACGGCGAACCTGAAGAACGTCATCGAGGTTACGGGGGAGCGCGAGTCGCTCGAACCGCAGACGGCGACCTCGAGCGCGACCGTTGGCTACGTCGCGCCGCGCATCGACACGAAGATCACGAAGCGCGTCGGCCCGGGCGTCGTCGCGGTTGGCCAGGACGTTGTCGTGCAGCTCGACACCGAGGTGAAGACTGAGGGCGGGCGCACCAAGCCGACGGAGATCGTTGTCGAAGACTCGCTCACGGGCGACGGCACGTTCTGGGATGCGTTCGACGCGAAGCAGGTGCTCCCTCCGATCACGCGCCCCGCGAACAGCGGGGACCCGATCACGCAGGCAGACCTCACAATCCGCTACCAAGACGCTGACGGCGCATGGAAGACCCTCGCGAAGAACCCCGACGAGGCGACCCCGATCGACATCCCGGCTGGGGCGACCGGGATCCGGTTCGTGTACACGAACGCCGAGGGCTTCTCGCAGACGACCCTCGTGAAGCCGAACGTCTCTTTCACGGCGCGGCAGACACTGCGCAGCGATGAGAAGACGCCGACTGCGACCGACTTCGAGCACGCGGTGAAGTACGAGAACGTCGCGACCGTCACCGCGGAGGGGAAGCTCGACGACCGCGTCGTGACCGGAACAGATTCGAGCAAGGTGAACGTCAGCGTGCGACCGCGCCCCGGAACGGGGCCAGGCGTCGACGGCGCCCTGTGGGCGAACAAGGCGTGGGGCCACGGCTCGCTCACCTCGCAGTCAGGCGCGAAGACGTTCACGACCCAGTCGTGGGCGCTCACCGAGGGCAGCTACCCGACCGTGCTGCTGCAGGACCCAGCGGCTCCGACAGCGTCGGGCGCCGGCACGGTCTTCGAAGCGTTTGACCTGACCCGCATCCGGCCGATTCACTTCGCCGGGAACGACGGCGGCGCCGCACACGACCCCATGCTGCGCTGGGACACGGTCACCGCGGTCGAGCTCTGGAACGGGAGCGAGTGGGTTCCCGTCACCGCTCCCGACGGCGGCTGGATGAACGCGAAGGGCTTCGTCGGCTACACGCTCACCGCCGACGAGCGGGCGACGACGCTCGGCGTCCGCCTCGCGCTCGGAGAGAACCGCGAGGCGCGCGAGGCCGCGCACGCGGCCGAGGATCCTGATCTCACGGCGCCCGCGCCCGGAACCGGCGTAAGCATCTCTGGTGAGATCCGCGAATACGTGCTTGATTGGCAGCTGCGCGACCGCGCACGCACCGCCGACGGCTCCGTGAAGTGGGTGAAGGAGGCAGGCACCGCGTTCAACTGCGAGGGCGGTGGCGACGGGTGCGTCGACAACGTCTTCAGCGTCACGGCCGTCCCCGAGACCGGTCAGCCGGTGTCGGAGCGCGCGAATGACACGATCCAGATCCTTGACGGAGCGACGAACGTGACACTCACGAAGCGTGTGCAGCTGCTGCCCGAGGGCGACGCGTCGAAGAACGTCAAGATGGTGGCGCCGAACCCCGGCGAGGTCGCCCAGGCTGACTACCCGCGCGCGCGGTTCACGCTCACCGCGCGGAACTCGTCGACGGCTCCCGCCGAATCGCACGGCGGTATGCGGCTCGGGAAGATTCGCGTCACCGACACGGCGAACCCCGTGAGCGCCGACGACCTCGACATCGACGCGAGCCCGTTTGCGGGCCGCGACTTTGACGCGGAGGTCGCATCACAGGCGGGTAACCACTTCAACGAGTTCACGCTCACCGGAGTGAGCTTCGGAAAGCTTCCCGCTGCGATTAATACCGCCGAGAGCACGGTCGAACTGTGGAGCTACGACGGCACGCCAGCAGGAAAGACATCAGTGTGGACGCTGCAGCAGGTGCTTGACGCCGACGCCGCGTTCCTCGCCGAGCTCCCGAACGCGATCGGGATCGCGGCGACCTATTCGGGCACCGACCCCGCCAAAAACGGCAACCGCATCGAGGTCGGAGACGACCTGGTGATGCGCCTCGATGTGCAGCTCAGGGAGACCGAGCGGCTCTCGGGCAAGGCGGTGCGCGGTGGCGAGCTCGGCAGCGTCGTTGACGTGCCGAACGAGGCCGTCGTGCGCGGCTGGGACGCGGTCGTGGCCCCCGAAGCGCAGCCGACTAAGCGCGACGACGCGAACGTTGCGCTCGTGCAGGCGGCGGTTGCCGTCGGCCTGAAGAAGTCGGTCTCGGTCGTACACCCCGACCAGACGAACGACACCGTGTACGAGAGCGACCCCGGCGCCACCGTGCGGGTGGAGCTCACGGCCGACCCGCGCGGGTCGACGGCGCCCATCAACACGCTGAACATCCAGGATGCGACGCCCGCGTTCTGGGAGCGCTTCCAGCTCGTCTCGTTCGACACCCCTGCCCTGCCGACCGGCGCTGACCGCGTGCGGCTGCAGGTGCGGGTAGGCGACAAGTGGCTCAACTACGCCGACTTCTCGGGTGACGTGAGTGAGGTGCGTGGCGCCGCCGTCGTGTTCGACCGTGCCGACGGCACTGTCTTCCCGGCCGGCTCGCAGTCGTGGAACGCCTCGTGGGGCAGCACCAAGCTGTCGTTCTCAGTGAAGCTGCGGCCCGGGGCCGAGGTGAACTGGAAGTCAGACACTGTGAAGAACCGCGCAACCGTGACCGCGACGAACAACACGTACGGCGAAGCCGACGCGAACGACATCGACGATGTCAAGTTCTCGCCCGGTGAGAACGGCCTGCGCGTCGAGAAGCGCGCGCCGAACGACACGTCGACCCACCAGGTCGAGGCTCTCGCGAGCGCCCCGTGGAAGCTCGTGTTCACGAACATCGGCTCGAGCCTCCTGCCCATCACGCAGGTGACCGATGCGCTGCCCGAATCGCTCACGTGGGATGGCACCCAGCCGACCGTGACGAGCACTCCGGGCGCGAACGGTGCGAGCGGCCTGAGCGCTGCACCCACCGTGACCCTCTCTGATGACGGGCGCAACCTCGTCTTCGACTGGGGGAAGAACGCGCGCATGCAGCCTGGCGAAAAGGTCGAGATTTCCCTCGGCCTCATCATGGAGCCGCTCGCCGTTGGCGACCGCGCCGTGAACCGGGTGACCGTCGAGACGGGCGTTCCGCTCGCGGTGTGCGAGCAGCCGACTCAGCACGGCCAGGCGCCGACCGCGAGCGACGCACCAAACACCTGCTCGAACACGAACTACGTGCAGCCGCGCGTGGGAACCGTTGTCGGTGCGCGGAAGACGGTTAGCGGAGAGTCCGTTCCGACGCTCGGTGAGCAGCTCGTGACGGGCGCCCTCGACACGTCGACGGGCGAGGCGTGCGCGCCGGGGAACTACCTGCCCGTTGGGTCGGACTACACGCGCAGCCCCTGCGCGTCGTACACCGCGGTCGGCGCGACCGATTCGTGGAAGCTCGAGAACATCAACTCGGGAACGAGCCCGCTGTCGCGCATGACGATTGTCGATATGCTCCCGGCCCCGGGAGACGCGATGCTCGCAGGCGGCGGAACGCGCGGGAGCACGTTCGCGCCCGCACTCGCTGACCTCCAAGGCGTCAGGGTGACCGGGCTGCCGAAGGGCGCAAGCTACACGGCAGAGGTCACCACGAACGCTGCGGCCTGCGTCGGCAGCACACCCGGCAAGTCACTGTGGGGCGCCGACCCCGAGTGCGCCGACGCGACCGCGAACCCCGCGAACGTGTGGTCGCCGCTCGAGAGTTTCTCGGGTGACGCCGCCGACGTCACGGGCCTGCGGTTCAGGGTCGACATGACCGCGACGCCGCTGCAGCCAGGAGAGAAGGTGCTCGTCGAGTTCGAGACCGTGAACCGGGTGGTGGGCGGCTCCGCAGGCGCGCTGCGCCCGACGCTTGAGCAGTTCACCGACCCGCAGTTCGCGTGGAACCAGCACGGCGTCGTCGGCTGGGGAACGAACGGTGTGCGGGTGAACCTCCCAGCCGCCCCGCAGCGCGCGGGAGTGACCGTGAAGACCGGATCGCTCGAGGTCTCAAAGGTTGTGACGGGACTCGGCGCTGATCGCGCGCCCGAGAGCTTCACGATCGACCTCTCCTGCACCGTTCCGAGCGGTGCGGCGGGTGGGCCCGAGCGCGTGGCCCTCGACCTTGGCGAGCAGGCGAAGCTCACGGTGCCGCGCGACGGCTCGGTCACCGTATCCGGAATCCCGGTTGGCGCGAACTGCTCGGTGAGCGAGGCAGGCACGCTCGGCAGCTTCGGCGAGAACGTTCGCGCGATCGACCTCGGCGAAGGGGTCTTCCCGACCGCCGACGGCTTGAGCGCGGAGGTGCTCGTGCGCGAGCGCGCCGAGGCCGCGCCCGCGCAGGTGCGCTTCGTGAACGGCTACAAGCCGGTGAAGCCGGAGCCGCCCGTGAAGCCGAAGCCCCCGGTCGACCCGAAGACCCCCGTGAACCCGACGCCGCTTCCCGAGACCGGCGGAGCCGGCCTCGGCCTCTTCGGCATCGCGGCGGCGCTCGCGCTCGTGATCGGTGCGGGAGTTGCGGTCGCGGGCACCGTGCGCGGGAGGCGCCAGGCCGCCGGCGGATCCCGCTAG
- a CDS encoding sigma-70 family RNA polymerase sigma factor has product MRRKAFRQHDTMSDEDLLGVSRAGDTEAFAALWERHRKAGLTAARNIAPSLDPEDVVSDAYLRVFELVLDGRGPQGAFRPYLYQVVRSAAADRFRAGELSGVELPDIPDLHETAPWEDNAFDLNAVTEAFATLTPRWQAVLWYTEVEGLPPREAAKHLGLSANSTSALAVRAKDALKSAWVEAHVNRELADGAHRFTLEHLQRYQRGKLTARLTREVEAHLDDCESCALAAAEHTTLNRQLGLVLAWVSLGGVGAGALVSQLGLAGGAGALGASASIASTGGAGAGAGVGGGIASVGAPALVIGGTSVLAVAAAGATALALTLGGPAAPPVSDQPIPSEQSVAAGENEGSPPAPPAQRGQANQNDDDSVEDGAGLDDSVAPTPQPPAPLPEEPATTEAVPPVTPPVTPPVTPPVKPPVTPPVKPPLGKEDPSITVTPLEACFSSKMRGWANREGFVQLRATAAGGEPVLLVAEVPLDGTPSEEPALAPAAGAPKEGYYARTESAHLGNWWKGPDPTQLPAWEKDLHGLTLEDVFLEIRLVVPSGDFSPWREVPAGAACA; this is encoded by the coding sequence TTGCGCAGAAAAGCATTCCGGCAGCACGACACGATGTCGGACGAGGATCTACTCGGTGTGAGCAGAGCAGGCGACACCGAGGCGTTCGCCGCGCTCTGGGAACGGCATCGGAAGGCCGGGCTCACCGCGGCGCGCAACATCGCGCCCTCGCTCGACCCAGAAGACGTCGTCTCAGACGCCTACCTGCGAGTCTTTGAGCTCGTGCTTGACGGGCGCGGCCCGCAGGGGGCATTCCGCCCGTACCTGTACCAGGTCGTTCGGTCAGCGGCAGCCGACAGGTTCCGCGCGGGCGAGCTGAGCGGCGTCGAGCTCCCCGACATCCCAGACCTGCACGAGACGGCTCCGTGGGAAGACAACGCGTTCGATCTGAACGCCGTCACCGAGGCCTTTGCGACGCTGACCCCGAGGTGGCAGGCGGTGCTTTGGTACACGGAGGTCGAGGGGCTCCCACCGCGCGAGGCGGCGAAGCACCTCGGGCTCTCGGCAAACAGCACCTCCGCGCTCGCCGTGCGGGCGAAGGACGCGCTGAAGTCGGCGTGGGTCGAGGCGCACGTGAACCGCGAGCTCGCCGACGGGGCTCACCGGTTCACGCTTGAGCACCTGCAGCGCTACCAGCGTGGCAAGCTCACCGCGCGGCTCACCCGGGAGGTCGAGGCGCACCTCGACGACTGCGAATCGTGCGCCCTTGCGGCGGCCGAACACACGACGCTCAACCGCCAGCTCGGCCTCGTGCTGGCTTGGGTGAGCTTGGGCGGTGTTGGCGCGGGCGCGCTCGTCTCGCAGCTCGGGCTCGCGGGCGGGGCAGGTGCGCTCGGCGCGAGCGCCAGCATTGCGAGCACCGGTGGAGCCGGGGCTGGCGCCGGGGTCGGCGGCGGCATCGCCAGCGTAGGCGCCCCAGCGCTGGTCATCGGTGGCACGAGCGTGCTCGCCGTAGCGGCCGCGGGCGCAACAGCCCTCGCCCTCACCCTTGGAGGGCCTGCGGCGCCCCCGGTCTCCGATCAGCCCATTCCCTCTGAGCAGTCAGTGGCCGCAGGAGAGAATGAGGGGTCGCCGCCGGCGCCACCCGCGCAGCGCGGGCAGGCCAACCAGAACGATGACGACAGCGTCGAAGATGGTGCGGGCCTGGACGACAGTGTTGCGCCGACACCCCAGCCTCCCGCGCCGCTGCCCGAAGAGCCAGCGACGACCGAGGCGGTGCCGCCTGTCACACCACCGGTGACTCCGCCTGTGACACCACCGGTGAAACCGCCAGTCACTCCCCCGGTCAAGCCCCCGCTGGGCAAGGAAGACCCGTCAATCACCGTGACGCCCCTCGAAGCGTGCTTCAGCTCGAAGATGCGCGGGTGGGCAAACCGTGAGGGGTTTGTGCAGCTACGGGCTACGGCGGCGGGCGGTGAGCCCGTGCTCCTCGTAGCCGAGGTGCCGCTGGACGGTACGCCGTCCGAGGAGCCAGCCCTTGCGCCGGCAGCCGGCGCCCCGAAAGAGGGGTATTACGCCCGCACTGAGTCTGCTCACCTCGGAAACTGGTGGAAGGGGCCGGACCCAACTCAGCTTCCGGCTTGGGAGAAGGACCTCCACGGTCTCACCCTGGAAGATGTCTTCTTGGAAATTCGGCTCGTCGTGCCCTCAGGCGACTTCTCACCGTGGCGGGAGGTCCCGGCGGGCGCGGCGTGCGCCTAG
- a CDS encoding succinate dehydrogenase iron-sulfur subunit → MSAVTTEAPGSNAVEEIKPFNVTLLIRRFDPESGRDAYWEDFDVEMYPTDRILDALHKIKWDMDGTLSFRRSCAHGICGSDAMRINGRNRLACKTLVKDLDVTKPIYVEAIKGLPLEKDLIVDMEPFFASFREVQPFLVANTPAEPGKERIQDIASRERFDDTTKCILCAACTTSCPVFWTDGQYFGPAAIVNAHRFIFDSRDDNAQVRLDILNDKEGVWRCRTTFNCSEACPRGIQVTKAIAEVKAAIRTGVTA, encoded by the coding sequence ATGAGTGCTGTCACCACTGAGGCACCCGGCTCGAACGCCGTTGAAGAGATCAAGCCGTTCAATGTCACCCTGCTGATTCGCCGCTTCGACCCCGAGTCGGGCCGCGACGCGTACTGGGAAGACTTTGACGTCGAGATGTACCCGACCGACCGCATCCTCGATGCGCTGCACAAGATCAAGTGGGACATGGACGGCACGCTGTCGTTCCGCCGCTCGTGCGCGCACGGCATCTGTGGTTCTGACGCGATGCGTATCAACGGCCGCAACCGCCTGGCCTGCAAGACGCTCGTGAAGGACCTCGACGTCACGAAGCCGATCTACGTTGAGGCGATCAAGGGCCTGCCCCTCGAGAAGGACCTCATCGTCGACATGGAGCCGTTCTTCGCATCGTTCCGCGAGGTGCAGCCGTTCCTCGTCGCGAACACTCCGGCCGAGCCCGGCAAGGAGCGCATCCAGGACATCGCTTCGCGCGAGCGCTTCGACGACACCACGAAGTGCATCCTCTGCGCCGCGTGCACCACGTCGTGCCCCGTCTTCTGGACCGACGGCCAGTACTTCGGCCCCGCGGCGATCGTGAACGCGCACCGCTTCATCTTCGACTCGCGTGACGACAACGCGCAGGTTCGCCTCGACATCCTGAACGACAAGGAAGGCGTGTGGCGCTGCCGCACCACCTTCAACTGCTCGGAGGCATGCCCCCGCGGCATCCAGGTCACCAAGGCTATTGCCGAGGTCAAGGCCGCGATCCGCACCGGCGTCACCGCCTAG
- the sdhA gene encoding succinate dehydrogenase flavoprotein subunit, whose product MTTNTHEGEDVTVKDGVTYHQFDVVIVGAGGAGMRAAIEAGPKAKTAVISKLYPTRSHTGAAQGGMAAALANVEEDNWEWHTFDTVKGGDYLVDQDAAEILAKEAIDAVIDLENMGLPFNRTADGKIDQRRFGGHTRDHGKAAVRRACYAADRTGHMILQTLFQNCVKLGINFHNEFYVLDLVMTGEGKDRKPAGVVAYELSTGQLHVFQAKSVVFATGGFGKIFKTTSNAHTLTGDGVGIIWRKGLPLEDMEFYQFHPTGLAGLGILLTEGARGEGAILRNASGERFMERYAPTIKDLAPRDIVARSMVQEVLDGRGAGPNKDYVYLDCTHLGAEVLETKLPDITEFARTYLGVDPVVEPVPVFPTAHYAMGGIPTNVDAEVLMDNDTVVPGLYAAGECACVSVHGSNRLGTNSLLDINVFGKRSGNAAADYAQTASFVDLPADPAKEIRELVEGFRTGTGTERVSDIRRELQEAMDRGAQVFRTEESLTEVLGVIHDLRLRYKNVGVQDRGMRYNTDLLEAIELGFLLDLAEVLTYTARNRKESRGGHMRDDYPDRDDENYMKHTMAYLTGDPHSANPEDHIRLDWKPVTVLKDEQGELRYPPLERKY is encoded by the coding sequence GTGACCACGAACACTCATGAGGGCGAAGACGTCACCGTGAAGGATGGCGTGACCTATCACCAGTTCGACGTTGTAATCGTCGGTGCTGGCGGTGCGGGCATGCGCGCGGCAATCGAGGCTGGCCCCAAGGCCAAGACCGCGGTTATCTCGAAGCTATACCCGACCCGTTCGCACACCGGTGCTGCCCAGGGTGGCATGGCGGCAGCACTCGCCAACGTTGAGGAAGACAACTGGGAGTGGCACACCTTTGACACTGTCAAGGGCGGCGACTACCTCGTTGACCAGGACGCGGCTGAGATTCTCGCGAAGGAAGCCATCGACGCGGTCATCGACCTCGAGAACATGGGCCTTCCGTTCAACCGTACGGCTGACGGTAAGATCGACCAGCGCCGCTTCGGTGGCCACACCCGCGACCACGGTAAGGCAGCGGTTCGCCGTGCCTGCTACGCCGCTGACCGCACGGGGCACATGATCCTTCAGACGCTGTTCCAGAACTGCGTGAAGCTCGGCATCAACTTCCACAACGAGTTCTACGTGCTCGACCTCGTGATGACGGGCGAGGGCAAGGATCGCAAGCCCGCGGGCGTCGTCGCCTACGAGCTCTCGACCGGCCAGCTCCACGTCTTCCAGGCGAAGTCGGTCGTGTTCGCGACCGGTGGCTTCGGCAAGATCTTCAAGACCACCTCGAACGCGCACACGCTCACGGGTGACGGCGTCGGCATCATCTGGCGCAAGGGCCTGCCGCTCGAGGACATGGAGTTCTACCAGTTCCACCCGACGGGACTTGCCGGCCTCGGCATCCTCCTCACCGAGGGTGCCCGCGGTGAGGGCGCGATTCTGCGTAACGCGAGCGGCGAGCGCTTCATGGAGCGCTACGCGCCCACGATTAAGGATCTCGCGCCCCGCGACATCGTCGCCCGATCGATGGTGCAGGAAGTGCTTGACGGCCGCGGCGCCGGCCCGAACAAGGACTACGTCTACCTCGATTGCACCCACCTGGGTGCCGAGGTGCTCGAGACGAAGCTCCCGGACATCACCGAGTTCGCGCGCACCTACCTCGGCGTCGACCCCGTCGTCGAGCCGGTTCCGGTCTTCCCGACGGCGCACTACGCGATGGGCGGCATCCCGACCAACGTTGACGCAGAGGTGCTCATGGACAACGACACCGTCGTTCCCGGGCTCTACGCCGCTGGCGAGTGCGCGTGCGTCTCGGTGCACGGCTCGAACCGTCTCGGCACGAACTCGCTGCTCGACATCAACGTGTTCGGCAAGCGCTCGGGTAACGCGGCGGCCGACTACGCGCAGACCGCGTCGTTTGTCGACCTCCCCGCTGACCCCGCGAAGGAGATTCGCGAGCTCGTTGAGGGCTTCCGCACCGGCACCGGCACCGAGCGCGTATCGGACATCCGCCGGGAGCTGCAGGAGGCCATGGACCGTGGCGCCCAGGTGTTCCGCACCGAAGAGTCGCTCACCGAGGTGCTCGGCGTGATCCACGACCTGCGCCTGCGCTACAAGAACGTCGGCGTGCAGGATCGCGGAATGCGGTACAACACCGACCTGCTTGAGGCGATTGAGCTCGGCTTCCTCCTCGACCTTGCGGAGGTGCTCACCTACACGGCGCGCAACCGCAAGGAGAGCCGTGGTGGCCACATGCGTGACGACTACCCGGATCGCGATGACGAGAACTACATGAAGCACACGATGGCCTACCTCACGGGCGACCCGCACTCGGCGAACCCTGAGGACCACATCCGCCTGGATTGGAAGCCGGTCACCGTGCTGAAGGACGAGCAGGGCGAGTTGCGCTACCCGCCACTGGAGAGGAAGTACTAA
- a CDS encoding succinate dehydrogenase hydrophobic membrane anchor subunit: protein MAMTIDAPRAKSPAKKNTNWEKWGWIYMRVSGVLLVVLVFGHLFSNLMLGDGISAIDFGFVGGKLANPFWKVWDLLLLWLALIHGANGMRTIVNDYVVRPGLNKVLRTLVWLSAALLILLGTLVIFTFDPCPAGADPALVASFCTVK from the coding sequence ATGGCTATGACAATTGACGCGCCCCGCGCGAAGAGCCCGGCGAAGAAGAACACCAACTGGGAGAAGTGGGGCTGGATCTACATGCGCGTGTCGGGCGTTCTGCTCGTCGTGCTCGTGTTCGGACACCTCTTCTCGAACCTGATGCTCGGCGACGGCATCAGCGCGATCGACTTCGGCTTTGTCGGCGGCAAGCTTGCGAACCCGTTCTGGAAGGTCTGGGACCTGCTGCTCCTGTGGCTGGCCCTCATTCACGGCGCCAACGGCATGCGGACGATTGTGAACGACTACGTCGTGCGCCCCGGCCTGAACAAGGTTCTGCGCACTCTCGTGTGGCTCTCCGCCGCACTCCTCATCCTCCTCGGAACGCTCGTGATCTTTACGTTTGATCCGTGCCCGGCCGGAGCCGACCCCGCGCTCGTAGCCTCCTTCTGCACGGTCAAGTAA